Proteins from one Hyperolius riggenbachi isolate aHypRig1 chromosome 2, aHypRig1.pri, whole genome shotgun sequence genomic window:
- the IMP3 gene encoding U3 small nucleolar ribonucleoprotein protein IMP3, whose amino-acid sequence MVRKLKYHEQKLLKKVDFINWEVDNNLHEVKVLRKYHLDRREDYTAYNKLSRSVRELAHKIKDIDEKDPFRVQSTGKLLEKLYAMGLIPTKQNLQLCDTVSASSFCRRRLPTIVVKLRMAQNLKSAITFIEQGHIRVGTEVVTDPAYLVTRNMEDFVTWVDSSKIKKHIMEYNDERDDFDLGI is encoded by the coding sequence ATGGTGCGGAAGCTGAAATATCACGAGCAGAAACTGCTCAAAAAAGTAGATTTCATCAACTGGGAGGTGGACAATAACCTGCATGAGGTGAAGGTGCTGAGGAAATACCACCTGGACCGCAGGGAGGACTACACTGCCTACAACAAGCTCAGCCGCAGCGTGCGGGAACTGGCGCATAAGATCAAGGACATAGATGAGAAGGACCCGTTCCGAGTGCAGAGCACCGGGAAGCTGCTGGAGAAGCTGTACGCCATGGGCCTCATCCCCACCAAGCAGAACCTGCAGCTGTGTGACACCGTCTCCGCCTCATCCTTCTGTCGCCGGCGCCTGCCTACCATCGTGGTGAAGCTGAGGATGGCACAGAACCTGAAGTCTGCCATCACCTTCATAGAGCAAGGCCATATCCGCGTGGGGACCGAAGTGGTGACAGATCCAGCTTACCTGGTCACCAGGAACATGGAGGACTTTGTCACCTGGGTGGACTCTTCCAAGATCAAAAAGCACATCATGGAATACAACGATGAGAGGGACGATTTTGATTTGGGGATCTAG